One window from the genome of Yarrowia lipolytica chromosome 1B, complete sequence encodes:
- a CDS encoding uncharacterized protein (Compare to YALI0B15488g, weakly similar to uniprot|Q872Z4 Neurospora crassa B23B10.030 Related to monocarboxylate transporter), translating to MSADPIGEKTTYVVGPDDTVVEYDVEAGVIDDTDTCSSPTTAPLPTVKLGAQIGEADQEEFPEGGRGWLVVAGTSCALNTGFGMVNAFGIYMTYYGQEMFPNTSSSTMSLIGGLQVSLVYFSSIPVRMLINKLGVQPVLAIGGFLIVLSLMMTSISTQVWHLFLAQGVTFGLGAGCCYLPAVSVPSEYFKKKRALALGVTAAGSSVGGVIWPIAIKRLFATVGFAWTNRIIGFIFIPVLTFMVWATKPRLAHSKQKVSFELLKNWRFLVLCAAQMVGMFGVFPALFYVDTYGERLGNLPPSVLNYSVAILNASSVLGRIGPAYLADRIGRLNVLTPFVCMTGLFPLVFWLPSRGESLFVLFLVTWGIASGCFISMFPSCVGQLFGVKHTLSGIALLNMAGAPGALAGGAIGGKFLPLPDLAQGIEGFTGLIVFSGVVMLVSSLILLSLRLSISFKPSAFI from the coding sequence atgtctgCAGACCCAATAGGTGAGAAAACCACTTACGTGGTCGGACCAGACGACACCGTCGTGGAATACGATGTTGAAGCAGGAGTCATCGATGATACAGATACATGCTCATCGCCAACTACAGCACCACTCCCAACAGTGAAGTTGGGAGCTCAAATTGGAGAAGCGGATCAGGAAGAGTTCCCTGAgggaggacgaggatgGCTCGTGGTGGCCGGAACTTCATGTGCTCTCAACACGGGTTTTGGTATGGTCAATGCGTTCGGCATCTACATGACATATTATGGCCAGGAGATGTTCCCCAACACTTCATCAAGCACAATGTCTCTGATCGGAGGCCTCCAGGTGTCTTTAGTGTATTTCTCTAGTATCCCCGTAAGAATGCTCATAAACAAGCTTGGTGTACAGCCTGTTCTGGCCATCGGTGGCTTTCTTATTGTGCTCTCTCTTATGATGACTTCAATTTCTACCCAAGTCTGGCATTTATTCTTGGCCCAGGGTGTCACTTTTGGTCTGGGGGCAGGATGCTGTTACCTGCCTGCAGTGTCTGTCCCATCGGAGTACTTCAAGAAGAAACGAGCACTGGCCCTTGGAGTCACCGCTGCTGGCTCCTCAGTTGGGGGTGTCATCTGGCCTATTGCCATCAAGAGGCTGTTTGCAACTGTGGGATTTGCATGGACCAACCGCATAATTGGCTTCATTTTCATCCCAGTCTTGACCTTCATGGTCTGGGCTACGAAGCCTCGTTTGGCACACTCAAAACAAAAGGTCTCAtttgagctgctcaaaaacTGGCGCTTTCTGGTTCTGTGTGCAGCCCAAATGGTAGGCATGTTTGGCGTTTTCCCTGCCCTCTTTTATGTGGACACCTATGGAGAACGACTCGGAAACCTGCCGCCAAGTGTGCTCAACTACTCTGTGGCTATTCTAAACGCATCTTCAGTGCTCGGAAGAATTGGCCCCGCATATCTGGCTGACAGAATAGGCCGCCTCAACGTCTTGACACCTTTTGTGTGTATGACAGGTCTCTTTCCCCTCGTTTTTTGGTTGCCTTCACGTGGAGAATCACTATTTGTTCTCTTTCTTGTAACGTGGGGAATAGCTTCTGGATGCTTTATCTCCATGTTTCCATCTTGCGTTGGACAGTTGTTCGGTGTCAAACATACACTCTCGGGTATAGCCCTTCTCAACATGGCTGGTGCGCCTGGAGCTCTAGCCGGAGGAGCTATTGGAGGCAAGTTCTTACCTCTGCCAGATCTTGCCCAGGGTATAGAAGGATTCACCGGGCTGATTGTCTTTTCAGGAGTGGTCATGCTGGTATCCTCACTCATCTTGCTCAGCTTGCGTCTATCAATCTCATTTAAACCATCTGcatttatttaa
- a CDS encoding uncharacterized protein (Compare to YALI0B15554g, no similarity), with the protein MGSKGFSVNNQGYLNFNNQQFPACNAGNNVWEILLPPRALLPDATTVRPSIRVEQAPRQQLGQDKHQQLARPEQKGQS; encoded by the coding sequence ATGGGCTCCAAGGGCTTCTCTGTCAACAACCAGGGATACCTCAACTTCAATAACCAGCAGTTCCCTGCTTGCAATGCTGGCAACAACGTGTGGGAGATTCTATTGCCGCCGAGAGCGCTGCTTCCGGATGCAACAACAGTCAGACCATCAATCCGAGTTGAGCAGGCTCCGCGACAGCAGCTGGGCCAGGACAAGCATCAGCAGCTGGCTCGACCTGAGCAGAAAGGTCAGAGTTAG
- a CDS encoding uncharacterized protein (Compare to YALI0B15576g, similar to Saccharomyces cerevisiae RTT107 (YHR154W); ancestral locus Anc_5.94, weakly similar to uniprot|Q9P5J5 Neurospora crassa Conserved hypothetical protein), whose product MATTATPQRLEQPNRGVFHLLHIHVVLDNLDVADVDDFKKFITSNGATVTQAQKTTDTIPPDTTHVVSSMYSQHLQESDTLAGELLPVVKPSWVYDSVKMGVTLPDRPHSPNPENVLSNAFVTICGMRPGDMAALKAGIIVLGGIVNKELTKMVTHVIAYDLNHRLCRIAAANNIPIVIPQWVDDCLKLKRRLDITPYLLHLEVDQNGEIVEPSGADSDKPKPPPPSSQVEPCKTVVVSSRKEGPFDFTFPPSSKYVPNFIQRLMRGKSNLEGAQIESDTSLEGSTELIISSLEPKSQLFQNHAFYIGSDLCLSSRMESTIMQIIIDCGGQVTTSFSTEPKPTVYIGRYRDGDEYIWASRSHMLVGNLVWLYYMVANKTWTSPLDKLLHYPVPREGVPSLTNKVISITNYYGDGRAYLIELIETLGAKYTRDFSTTNDFLVAGVPEGGKYQAARLWNVHVINHLWLEECFAKWQEMSLSLPQYTHFPRHSEGIFEVLGQQKLDAETLKQFYMTNQEIKDEKSQPSSPALVVDSSPANKRLSESGGEDEGPTPSKKSRKSLLETETTPIRSRRAAASSAAIKLHKNIEDLNVFQKQLQNKKRNIPLLPEEIDKRRAEVEKARKELESQEKSDKTAAASPMAIPKASPKASPRSSSKPAKDSNPAAAAAASSPTPATDSLSFTEDDEPITSVPKIKGKKTKSAQPSPSSKAGSAAPADFTEPMNVVVTGIADSMRPADKKLSRLGIFITEDVDNATHVISDKVKRTEKFLRAMAKKTVFLSEKYLQECVAQQTQVPVVDQWLLGGGKGKFAKALGRASILQGRLFEGLILNYTAQPGMDAIMSIAESHGATLNKVSLPAGRSKQPVKFSETESYSAELDGIDRGAPSAQAPFVIFICVPGKAEEKKWKKAVGTYVEERKGVSSLFLSKDWVTHSIIDQQLLFGDFCL is encoded by the coding sequence ATGGCCACAACCGCCACCCCACAGCGCCTCGAGCAGCCGAATCGGGGCGTCTTCCATCTACTCCACATCCACGTTGTCCTGGACAACTTGGACGTGGCGGATGTGGACGATTTCAAAAAGTTCATCACTTCCAACGGAGCGACAGTCACCCAGGCTCAGAAAACTACAGACACGATTCCGCCTGACACTACCCACGTGGTGTCGTCCATGTACAGTCAGCACTTGCAAGAATCTGACACTCTGGCAGGAGAGCTTCTGCCCGTAGTCAAGCCAAGCTGGGTGTACGACTCAGTTAAGATGGGTGTCACTCTCCCCGATCGACCCCACTCACCAAACCCGGAGAACGTGCTCTCCAACGCGTTTGTGACAATCTGTGGCATGCGACCAGGCGACatggctgctctcaaggccggAATCATTGTTTTAGGAGGCATTGTTAACAAGGAGCTCACCAAGATGGTCACACACGTGATTGCATACGACCTCAACCACCGCCTATGTCGGATTGCTGCCGCTAACAACATTCCCATTGTCATTCCTCAGTGGGTGGACGACTGTCTCAAGCTCAAACGACGACTGGACATCACGCCTTACTTGTTGCATCTCGAGGTGGATCAGAATGGAGAAATCGTGGAGCCCTCAGGAGCAGACTCtgacaagcccaagcccccccctccttcttcacaAGTCGAACCCTGTAAGACCGTAGTGGTTTCATCTCGAAAAGAAGGTCCCTTCGATTTCACGTTCCCTCCTTCGTCGAAATACGTGCCCAACTTCATCCAGCGACTCATGCGTGGCAAGTCCAACCTGGAAGGCGCCCAGATCGAATCAGACACCTCTCTGGAGGGATCGACAGAGCTCATCATTTCTTCTTTGGAACCAAAATCTCAACTATTCCAGAACCACGCCTTCTACATTGGATCCGAtctctgtctgtcttcCCGAATGGAGTCTACCATCATGCAAATCATCATTGACTGTGGTGGCCAGGTTACAACCTCATTTTCCACCGAACCCAAGCCAACTGTGTACATCGGCCGATACCGAGATGGAGACGAATACATCTGGGCATCTAGGTCCCACATGTTGGTAGGTAACCTCGTCTGGCTTTATTATATGGTGGCCAACAAGACATGGACTTCCCCCTTGGACAAACTCTTGCATTACCCTGTCCCCCGTGAAGGAGTTCCTAGTCTGACGAACAAGGTCATTTCCATCACTAACTACtatggagatggacgagCATACTTGATTGAGCTGATCGAGACTCTTGGAGCAAAGTACACGCGTGACTTCTCTACTACAAACGACTTTCTGGTTGCTGGCGTCCCGGAGGGAGGCAAATACCAGGCAGCGCGACTCTGGAACGTGCATGTAATCAACCACCTTTGGCTTGAGGAGTGTTTCGCCAAATGGCAGGAGATGAGCTTGTCACTGCCTCAGTACACCCATTTCCCACGACATTCTGAGGGTATCTTTGAAGTTCTGGGCCAGCAAAAGCTCGATGCTGAAACCCTGAAGCAATTTTACATGACTAATCAGGAGATCAAGGATGAGAAGAGTCAGCCCTCCAGTCCTGCTCTCGTGGTTGATTCTTCTCCTGCAAACAAGCGTCTTAGTGAATCTGGGGGAGAAGACGAGGGCCCCACACCCAGCAAGAAGTCCCGAAAGTCTCTGCTCGAAACCGAAACCACTCCAATTCGATCACGACGAGCCGCGGCGTCGTCTGCTGCCATCAAACTTCACAAAAACATTGAAGATCTAAATGTGTTTCAGAAACAGCTGCAGAATAAGAAACGCAACATTCCTCTGCTTCCTGAAGAGATTGACAAACGACGAGCAGAAGTCGAGAAGGCCCGAAAGGAGCTTGAGAGTCAGGAGAAGAGTGACAAAACAGCTGCCGCTTCTCCCATGGCTATACCCAAAGCCAGTCCTAAGGCCAGTCCTAGGAGCTCATCCAAGCCAGCCAAGGACTCCAatcctgcagcagcagcagcagcttcatCCCCCACACCCGCTACTGACTCTCTTTCTTTCACAGAAGACGACGAGCCAATCACCAGCGTTCCTAAaatcaagggcaagaaaaCAAAATCTGCTCAGCCCAGTCCTTCTTCCAAGGCTGGATCCGCTGCACCAGCTGACTTCACCGAACCTATGAATGTGGTCGTAACTGGCATTGCGGACTCCATGCGACCAGCAGACAAGAAGCTGAGCAGGCTTGGGATATTCATCACTGAGGACGTTGATAATGCCACCCACGTCATTTCCGATAAGGTGAAACGTACTGAGAAGTTCCTTCGAGCCATGGCCAAAAAGACTGTCTTTTTGTCAGAAAAGTATCTTCAGGAGTGTGTGGCTCAACAGACTCAAGTTCCCGTGGTTGACCAATGGCTCCTAGGAGGAGGTAAGGGGAAGTTTGCCAAAGCTCTTGGCCGAGCCTCCATTCTCCAGGGACGCCTGTTTGAGGGTCTGATTCTCAACTACACTGCTCAGCCTGGTATGGATGCTATAATGAGCATTGCAGAATCCCACGGCGCGACACTAAACAAAGTGAGTCTTCCTGCTGGGCGTAGCAAACAGCCTGTCAAGTTTTCTGAGACCGAAAGCTACTCCGCTGAGTTGGACGGTATTGATCGAGGAGCGCCTTCTGCCCAGGCTCCGTTCGTTATATTTATTTGTGTTCCTGGcaaggccgaggagaaAAAATGGAAGAAGGCCGTGGGCACATACGTGGAGGAGCGAAAGGGTGTGAGCTCATTGTTCCTGTCCAAGGACTGGGTCACCCATTCTATCATCGACCAGCAGTTGTTGTTTGGTGACTTTTGTCTGTAA
- a CDS encoding uncharacterized protein (Compare to YALI0B15532g, no similarity) → MAPSGATPLPTASPWLMSWSSSTTLRAILIFLDPAPMPSNLCSQTGSCLLTSKGAAHSQGSGKWEYSSPNDDMSDVALQFNQN, encoded by the coding sequence ATGGCACCCAGCGGAGCCacacctcttccaacggCCAGCCCCTGGTTGATGTCATGGTCTTCTTCGACGACACTAAGGGCAATCTTGATCTTTCTCGATCCAGCCCCAATGCCCAGCAATTTATGCAGCCAAACTGGTTCCTGTCTGCTGACCAGCAAGGGGGCAGCTCACTCCCAGGGTTCCGGCAAGTGGGAGTATTCTTCTCCAAACGATGACATGTCTGATGTTGCTCTGCAATTCAACCAGAACTAG
- a CDS encoding uncharacterized protein (Compare to YALI0B15510g, similar to uniprot|P32623 Saccharomyces cerevisiae YEL040w UTR2 cell wall protein P3.82.f3.1) gives MKLSTLVLAALTAVAVADDYKSISCDVDNHCPEDKPCCSQYGECGTGAYCLGGCDPKSSFELKSCMPMPVCKKRQSKFTSMDRIAKNTEYLGDAENFDWVYTGNLIQQNNGLLLTMPKNSVGTVLSSTDYMWYGKVSATFKSSHLQGVVSAFILFSDVKDEIDYEFVGADVNTVQTNYYWQGVLDWTHGINISVDNTHENFFTYSIDWTPDQITWAVDDQPGRVLKKSDTWDEKTKSYMYPQTPSRIQLSLWPAGQASNAEGTIAWAGGEIDWDAEDIQKYGYYYATVTEIDVDCYDPPASAKKSGDKSYRYTDLNAMEADVEITGDDTVLASFDATGADPEKDDGSKNGTAPTGMMQHPDNDPNIANVTGGVAASTKKTTSVASSTESLEDVSGSAIKKSTSSKESTSSDADPTEVVSGERVSSKETSSASASSGNNNGGNNNNGGNSGSAAATGSSSRNPQGNAATASNTGNGGFQQFGQASGSAAEKANTAGSNGMSSLLLAGALAAASLLM, from the coding sequence ATGAAACTCTCTACCTTGGTACTGGCCGCTCTGACCGCGGTTGCCGTGGCTGATGACTACAAGTCCATCTCCTGTGACGTGGATAACCACTGTCCCGAAGACAAgccctgctgctctcaGTACGGTGAATGTGGTACCGGCGCTTACTGCCTCGGAGGCTGTGACCCCAAGTCTTCCTTCGAGCTCAAGTCCTGTATGCCCATGCCCGTCTGCAAGAAGCGACAGAGCAAGTTCACTTCCATGGATCGAATCGCAAAGAACACTGAGTACCTCGGAGACGCCGAGAACTTCGACTGGGTCTACACCGGTAACTTGATTCAGCAGAACAACGGTTTGCTTCTGACCATGCCCAAGAACTCTGTCGGAACCGtgctctcctccaccgaCTACATGTGGTATGGTAAGGTTTCCGCAACCTTCAAGTCTTCTCACCTGCAGGGTGTTGTTTCGGCCTTCATTCTCTTCTCCGATGTCAAGGATGAGATCGATTACGAGTTTGTTGGTGCCGATGTCAACACTGTTCAGACCAACTACTACTGGCAGGGAGTGCTCGACTGGACTCACGGAATAAACATTTCTGTCGATAACACTCACGAGAATTTCTTCACTTACTCCATCGACTGGACTCCCGACCAGATCACCTGGGCTGTTGACGACCAACCTGGTCGAGTTCTCAAGAAGTCCGATACCTGGGACGAAAAGACCAAGTCTTACATGTACCCCCAGACTCCCTCTCGAATCCAGCTGTCTCTGTGGCCCGCTGGACAGGCCTCTAACGCCGAGGGAACCATTGCCTGGGCCGGAGGAGAGATTGACTGGGACGCTGAAGATATCCAGAAATACGGATACTACTACGCGACTGTCACCGAGATCGATGTCGACTGTTACGATCCCCCCGCTTCTGCCAAGAAGTCTGGAGACAAGTCTTACCGATACACCGACCTGAACGCCATGGAGGCCGATGTCGAGATTACCGGTGATGATACTGTCCTCGCTTCTTTCGACGCTACTGGTGCTGACCCTGAGAAGGACGACGGATCCAAGAACGGAACTGCTCCCACCGGTATGATGCAACACCCCGACAACGACCCTAACATTGCTAACGTCACTGGTGGTGTCGCAGCCAGCACGAAGAAGACCACATCCGTGGCTTCTTCTACCGAGTCCCTGGAGGACGTGTCTGGTTccgccatcaagaagtCTACTTCTTCCAAGGAGTCCACCTCTTCTGACGCTGACCCTACCGAGGTTGTTTCTGGTGAGCGAGTTTCCTCCAAGGAGACCAGCTCTgcttctgcctcttctggcaacaacaacggcggcaacaacaacaacggcgGCAACAGCGGTTCTGCAGCTGCCACcggctcttcttctcgaaacCCTCAAGGTAACGCTGCCACCGCTTCAAACACCGGAAACGGTGGCTTCCAACAGTTCGGCCAGgcctctggctctgctgctgaaaaGGCCAACACCGCTGGCTCGAACGGTATGTCTTCACTTCTCTTGGCCGGAgctctggctgctgccTCTCTGCTCATGTAA